A stretch of the Sphingobacterium thalpophilum genome encodes the following:
- a CDS encoding metallophosphoesterase family protein — MTKIGLLSDTHSYLDEAVFSYFADCDEIWHAGDFGDAAVADRLESFKPLRGVYGNIDGRDLRIRFPEDLRFTCEEVDVLMTHIGGYPGKYAPRIKSALIANPPKLFITGHSHILKVIFDPKIHCLHLNPGAAGKHGWHKVRTLMRFEINKDKIENLEVIELKER; from the coding sequence ATGACAAAAATTGGACTCCTCTCTGACACACATTCGTATTTAGATGAAGCTGTATTCAGCTATTTTGCTGACTGTGATGAAATTTGGCATGCTGGTGACTTCGGTGATGCCGCGGTGGCCGACCGGCTGGAATCCTTCAAGCCCTTGCGCGGCGTATATGGGAATATTGATGGCAGGGACCTTCGTATTCGGTTTCCGGAAGATCTCCGGTTTACTTGCGAAGAGGTGGACGTGCTGATGACGCATATCGGCGGCTATCCGGGTAAATATGCACCCCGCATCAAATCGGCATTGATTGCAAATCCGCCGAAACTATTTATCACGGGACATTCTCATATTCTTAAAGTCATTTTTGATCCCAAAATCCATTGTCTGCATCTAAACCCAGGCGCCGCCGGCAAACATGGCTGGCATAAAGTGCGAACGCTCATGCGTTTTGAAATCAATAAAGACAAGATTGAAAATCTCGAAGTTATAGAGCTGAAGGAAAGATAG
- a CDS encoding tRNA1(Val) (adenine(37)-N6)-methyltransferase: MASIFRFKQFEVDQSSCAMKINTDGVLLASLADATEAKRILDVGTGTGVIALMLAQRCPDSRVEAVEIDPLAAEMAGRNFNNSIFRDRLSIHAKAFQQLETTSRYDLIVSNPPFYTDSLHNPDARKKLARHTDLGFFAELLQFAAAYLSASGKLTMILPVQLADTVVGLAAGIELYCTGQIEIHSFVGEPAIRKIITLARNAAMEAERREFIIYQSRGIYTESYKRALAPYFLAF; encoded by the coding sequence ATGGCTTCGATATTCCGGTTTAAACAGTTTGAAGTGGACCAGTCCAGTTGTGCCATGAAGATCAATACGGATGGGGTGCTGCTGGCGTCCCTCGCTGATGCGACGGAGGCCAAGCGTATACTGGATGTGGGGACGGGTACCGGTGTAATTGCACTCATGCTGGCGCAGCGCTGTCCGGACAGCCGGGTGGAAGCAGTCGAAATAGATCCGTTAGCTGCCGAGATGGCTGGCAGGAACTTTAATAATTCGATTTTCCGTGACCGGTTATCGATACATGCCAAGGCTTTTCAGCAACTGGAAACAACTTCCCGTTACGATCTTATTGTTTCAAATCCACCTTTCTATACCGATTCGCTGCATAATCCGGATGCTCGCAAGAAACTCGCCAGACATACCGATCTGGGTTTCTTTGCGGAACTTCTTCAATTTGCGGCAGCCTATCTAAGTGCCAGCGGGAAGCTGACGATGATCCTTCCTGTACAGCTCGCAGACACTGTAGTCGGGCTGGCCGCCGGAATCGAGCTGTACTGTACCGGGCAGATTGAGATCCATTCGTTTGTTGGAGAACCTGCTATTCGTAAAATTATTACACTGGCGCGGAATGCAGCGATGGAGGCGGAACGGCGGGAATTTATTATTTATCAGTCCAGGGGAATTTATACCGAATCCTATAAAAGAGCACTAGCACCTTACTTTTTAGCATTTTGA
- the mutS gene encoding DNA mismatch repair protein MutS codes for MAKEKKVTPLMQQYNAIKVKYPGALLLFRVGDFYETFGEDAIKAAQILGIVLTKRGNGSESETALAGFPHHSLETYLPKLVRAGQRVAICDQLEDPKTTKTIVKRGVTELVTPGVSYNDNIVQQKSNNYLASIFTEKDRIGISFLDISTGEFLVAQGNAAYIDKLLQGFKPTEIILPKKQSKDFIEQFGSQYYTYFLDEWPYTGDYATEALLKHFEVSSMKGFGVDRMPVGLVAAGVALHYLNETEHRNLQHISTLSRIEEDRFMWLDRFTIRNLELIGSMNENAVTLSDVLDHTASPMGARLLRRWIVMPLKDRKSIQERLNVVDFFYNDRDLRDELIGQIKQVGDLERLISKIGLQKANPREIVQLKRALYAIEKLKELTDREDAEALRSISQQLDACTAIRDRIERQLQAEPPVAINKGSVIAEGVDPELDRLRKIAFGGKDYLLEIQKRESESTGIPSLKIAFNNVFGYYLEVTNTHKDKVPADWIRKQTLVNAERYITEELKEYEEQILGAEEKIQALETRLYAELLAAIAEFIKPVQLNAQLIAKLDVLLNFAVVAEKNYYVKPEVSDSKILDIKGGRHPVIEKNLPIGEDYITNDTFLDPSAQQIIIITGPNMAGKSALLRQTGLIVLMAQIGCFVPAKEAKIGVVDKIFTRVGASDNLSSGESTFMVEMNETASIMNNLSDRSLILLDEIGRGTSTYDGISIAWAIAEFLHNHPSAKAKTLFATHYHELNELTTSLDRIKNYNVTVKEVNNKVIFLRKLVPGGSEHSFGIHVAKLAGMPPKLLNRANQILKRLEQERTGGEQIKDSMRKIQKQAYQLQMFAIDDPVLNKIRDMLNNLDVNSLTPVEALMKLDEIQRLLKN; via the coding sequence TTGGCAAAAGAAAAGAAAGTAACCCCGTTGATGCAGCAGTATAACGCGATCAAGGTCAAGTATCCTGGCGCATTGTTGCTGTTCCGTGTTGGCGATTTTTATGAGACGTTTGGTGAGGATGCGATCAAGGCTGCGCAGATTTTGGGCATCGTTCTGACGAAACGCGGCAATGGTTCAGAATCCGAAACGGCGCTGGCGGGCTTCCCGCATCATTCACTGGAGACTTACCTTCCCAAGCTCGTGCGCGCAGGGCAACGGGTAGCCATCTGCGATCAGCTGGAAGATCCCAAAACAACCAAAACAATTGTTAAACGCGGGGTCACAGAACTGGTAACACCGGGGGTTTCTTACAATGACAACATTGTTCAACAAAAGTCCAACAATTATCTGGCTTCCATTTTTACCGAAAAGGATAGGATCGGGATTTCTTTTTTAGATATCTCTACGGGTGAATTTTTGGTGGCGCAAGGAAATGCTGCCTACATCGATAAACTGCTGCAGGGTTTTAAACCAACTGAAATCATCCTCCCCAAAAAGCAGAGCAAGGATTTTATCGAGCAATTTGGATCACAATATTACACCTATTTTTTGGATGAGTGGCCTTATACCGGCGACTACGCAACTGAGGCCTTGTTGAAGCACTTTGAGGTGAGTTCCATGAAGGGCTTCGGGGTAGACCGCATGCCTGTGGGGCTTGTCGCTGCCGGAGTCGCATTACATTATCTGAATGAAACCGAACATCGTAATCTGCAGCATATTTCTACACTGTCCCGCATCGAAGAAGACCGTTTTATGTGGCTCGACAGGTTCACGATCCGCAATCTGGAACTGATCGGTTCGATGAATGAAAATGCAGTCACCTTGTCGGATGTCCTCGATCATACAGCTAGTCCGATGGGAGCAAGATTGCTCAGGCGGTGGATTGTGATGCCCCTGAAGGATAGAAAGAGCATTCAGGAACGGCTTAATGTCGTTGATTTCTTTTACAACGACCGGGACCTGCGGGACGAGCTTATTGGCCAGATCAAACAAGTGGGAGACTTAGAGCGTTTGATATCCAAAATTGGTCTTCAAAAAGCAAATCCTAGAGAGATTGTGCAATTAAAACGTGCTCTTTACGCGATTGAGAAACTAAAGGAACTGACAGACCGTGAGGATGCCGAAGCGCTTCGTTCCATTTCCCAGCAATTGGACGCTTGCACGGCCATCCGTGACCGGATCGAACGGCAGCTGCAGGCCGAGCCGCCAGTGGCCATCAATAAAGGTAGTGTCATTGCCGAAGGTGTTGATCCTGAGTTGGACCGCCTGCGGAAGATTGCATTTGGCGGTAAGGATTATCTGCTGGAAATTCAAAAAAGAGAATCTGAGTCAACCGGCATTCCTTCACTCAAGATCGCTTTTAACAACGTCTTTGGTTACTATCTCGAAGTGACCAATACGCATAAAGATAAGGTCCCTGCTGACTGGATCCGCAAACAGACGCTGGTGAATGCTGAGCGTTATATCACCGAAGAGCTCAAAGAGTATGAAGAGCAGATTCTTGGTGCTGAGGAAAAGATACAGGCACTGGAAACCAGATTATATGCCGAGTTACTGGCGGCTATAGCTGAGTTTATTAAACCGGTACAGCTCAATGCCCAGCTCATTGCGAAGCTGGATGTGCTGCTCAATTTTGCTGTTGTGGCAGAAAAGAACTACTATGTGAAGCCGGAAGTCAGCGACAGCAAGATTTTGGATATCAAAGGTGGCCGGCATCCCGTCATTGAAAAGAACTTGCCCATAGGGGAGGATTATATCACAAATGATACCTTTCTCGACCCCAGTGCACAGCAGATCATTATTATTACCGGTCCGAATATGGCCGGTAAATCGGCTTTGTTACGCCAGACGGGACTGATCGTGCTCATGGCACAGATCGGTTGTTTTGTGCCCGCCAAAGAAGCAAAGATCGGTGTTGTGGATAAGATATTTACCCGTGTGGGAGCTTCGGACAACCTCTCTTCCGGAGAGTCTACTTTCATGGTGGAAATGAACGAAACCGCAAGTATCATGAATAACTTGTCCGACCGAAGCTTGATTCTACTCGATGAGATCGGACGTGGTACCAGCACCTATGACGGGATTTCCATTGCCTGGGCGATTGCCGAATTCCTGCATAATCATCCCAGTGCTAAGGCAAAGACCTTGTTTGCCACCCATTATCACGAGCTGAATGAGCTGACCACTTCGCTTGACCGTATCAAAAATTACAATGTCACAGTGAAAGAAGTCAATAACAAAGTGATCTTTTTACGGAAGCTTGTACCGGGAGGCTCCGAACATAGCTTCGGAATACATGTCGCCAAACTGGCGGGTATGCCGCCAAAACTGCTTAACCGTGCCAATCAGATCTTAAAGCGGCTGGAACAGGAGCGCACAGGCGGTGAACAGATCAAGGATAGTATGCGCAAAATCCAGAAGCAGGCTTATCAGTTACAGATGTTTGCCATTGATGATCCGGTACTGAATAAGATTCGGGATATGCTCAATAACTTGGATGTCAACTCCCTTACTCCTGTAGAAGCACTGATGAAATTGGACGAAATACAGCGTTTGCTGAAAAATTAG